Proteins encoded together in one Hevea brasiliensis isolate MT/VB/25A 57/8 chromosome 16, ASM3005281v1, whole genome shotgun sequence window:
- the LOC110637139 gene encoding transcription factor bHLH30 isoform X2 gives MLPFQGCYGFVHRDPSVVNAMDFKVGASILRSSSRLGKRSTNAFKSHKEAERRRRQRINAHLSTLRSLLPSVTKTDKASLLAKVVHHVKELIRQAAQVARQDGDGFCGSSSSSSSGGGGGSEPEKYCAFPGESDEATLSYCDGEAKTMRVSVCCENRPGLNWELSQAIRLVRGRAVRAEMMTVGGLTKCVVVLQWASGGGGDEEARILRRALKAVVENRVSGCGLGQPS, from the exons ATGCTTCCTTTTCAAGGCTGCTATGGGTTTGTTCATCGTGACCCAAGCGTCGTCAACGCCATGGACTTCAAAGTCGGAGCATCGATCCTCAGATCCTCGTCGAGATTGGGAAAGAGATCAACGAATGCATTCAAGAGCCACAAGGAAGCAGAGAGGAGACGCAGACAGCGTATCAACGCCCACCTCTCTACCCTCCGTTCTCTCCTCCCCAGCGTCACCAAG ACGGACAAGGCCTCCTTGCTAGCGAAGGTGGTGCATCACGTGAAGGAGCTAATAAGGCAAGCCGCTCAAGTGGCACGTCAGGACGGGGACGGTTTCTgtggcagcagcagcagcagcagcagcggaGGAGGAGGAGGATCAGAGCCTGAAAAGTACTGTGCGTTCCCGGGAGAATCAGACGAGGCGACTCTGAGTTATTGTGATGGGGAAGCGAAGACGATGAGGGTGAGCGTGTGTTGTGAGAATAGACCAGGGTTGAATTGGGAATTATCGCAGGCGATCCGATTGGTTCGAGGCAGGGCGGTCCGGGCTGAGATGATGACGGTTGGAGGACTGACTAAGTGTGTGGTGGTGCTGCAATGGGCTAGTGGCGGTGGTGGAGATGAGGAGGCGAGAATCCTGAGAAGAGCGTTGAAGGCCGTCGTGGAGAATCGAGTCTCGGGTTGTGGGTTGGGCCAG CCTTCTTAG
- the LOC110637139 gene encoding transcription factor bHLH30 isoform X1 → MLPFQGCYGFVHRDPSVVNAMDFKVGASILRSSSRLGKRSTNAFKSHKEAERRRRQRINAHLSTLRSLLPSVTKTDKASLLAKVVHHVKELIRQAAQVARQDGDGFCGSSSSSSSGGGGGSEPEKYCAFPGESDEATLSYCDGEAKTMRVSVCCENRPGLNWELSQAIRLVRGRAVRAEMMTVGGLTKCVVVLQWASGGGGDEEARILRRALKAVVENRVSGCGLGQVVHEMKNND, encoded by the exons ATGCTTCCTTTTCAAGGCTGCTATGGGTTTGTTCATCGTGACCCAAGCGTCGTCAACGCCATGGACTTCAAAGTCGGAGCATCGATCCTCAGATCCTCGTCGAGATTGGGAAAGAGATCAACGAATGCATTCAAGAGCCACAAGGAAGCAGAGAGGAGACGCAGACAGCGTATCAACGCCCACCTCTCTACCCTCCGTTCTCTCCTCCCCAGCGTCACCAAG ACGGACAAGGCCTCCTTGCTAGCGAAGGTGGTGCATCACGTGAAGGAGCTAATAAGGCAAGCCGCTCAAGTGGCACGTCAGGACGGGGACGGTTTCTgtggcagcagcagcagcagcagcagcggaGGAGGAGGAGGATCAGAGCCTGAAAAGTACTGTGCGTTCCCGGGAGAATCAGACGAGGCGACTCTGAGTTATTGTGATGGGGAAGCGAAGACGATGAGGGTGAGCGTGTGTTGTGAGAATAGACCAGGGTTGAATTGGGAATTATCGCAGGCGATCCGATTGGTTCGAGGCAGGGCGGTCCGGGCTGAGATGATGACGGTTGGAGGACTGACTAAGTGTGTGGTGGTGCTGCAATGGGCTAGTGGCGGTGGTGGAGATGAGGAGGCGAGAATCCTGAGAAGAGCGTTGAAGGCCGTCGTGGAGAATCGAGTCTCGGGTTGTGGGTTGGGCCAGGTGGTCCATGAAATGAAAAATAATGAttga